In Eulemur rufifrons isolate Redbay chromosome 3, OSU_ERuf_1, whole genome shotgun sequence, a single window of DNA contains:
- the HGH1 gene encoding protein HGH1 homolog produces the protein MAVLAAAEPGSPGLEQLVHALCTPGYNTHASLHYLGPLLSNLSQRPAARAFLMDPDRCVVQRLLPLTQYPGSSVRRGGVVGTLRNCCFEHRHHQWLLGPEVDILPFLLLPLAGPEDFSEEEMERLPVDLQYLPPDKQREPDADIRKMLIEAIMLLTATAPGRQQIRDQGAYLILRELHRWEPQPDVRATCEKLIQVLIGDEPERGMENLLEVQVPEDVEQQLQQLDRQEQEQLEREQQELAPELWAKRAAPT, from the exons ATGGCGGTGCTGGCGGCCGCGGAGCCGGGGAGCCCGGGCTTGGAGCAGCTGGTGCACGCGCTATGCACGCCCGGCTACAACACTCACGCATCTCTGCACTACCTGGGGCCGCTGCTGTCCAACCTCAGCCAGCGGCCTGCAGCGCGTGCCTTCCTGATGGACCCCGACAG GTGCGTGGTCCAGCGGCTGCTGCCCCTTACCCAGTATCCAGGCTCCTCGGTGCGCAGGGGCGGGGTGGTGGGGACGCTGCGGAATTGCTGCTTCGAGCACC GACACCACCAGTGGTTGCTCGGGCCCGAGGTAGACATTCTCCCTTTCTTGCTGCTGCCCCTGGCTGGGCCTGAGGATTTCTCCGAGGAAGAGATGGAAC GTCTGCCTGTTGATCTGCAGTACCTGCCACCAGACAAGCAGCGAGAGCCTGATGCTGACATCCGCAAGATGCTCATTGAAGCCATCATGCTG CTGACAGCCACAGCACCAGGTCGGCAGCAGATACGAGACCAGGGAGCCTACCTGATCCTTAGAGAGCTGCACAGGTGGGAGCCACAGCCTGATGTGCGAGCAACTTGTGAGAAGCTCATCCAG GTGCTTATTGGGGATGAGCCCGAGCGTGGCATGGAAAACCTGCTGGAGGTGCAGGTACCTGAGGATGTGGAGCAGCAACTGCAGCAGCTGGACCGccaggagcaggagcagctggAGCGAGAGCAGCAGGAGCTGGCCCCCGAGCTGTGGGCCAAGAGGGCTGCACCCACTTGA